The following are from one region of the Deltaproteobacteria bacterium PRO3 genome:
- a CDS encoding acetyl-CoA C-acyltransferase codes for MPQALIVDAVRTPRGKREGSLKFVHPIDLAAVPLEALVERNKFSPLLVEDVLYGCVSQRDAQDNVIAREAVLAAGWPVDIPGATLNRFCGSGLSACNLMAHTIMAGMSDVLIGGGVEHMTRVPMAINFEMAGSKLTERFDLVPQGVSAELIAEKYGFTRRQLDEYAERSQARAAQAWEEKRFAKSIVPVTAKDAEGKTFRFEKDEHLRPGTTADKLATLKTVFKEDGVIHAGNSSGIVDGAAAVLFASEKACKEHGFKPRARVVATVEVGSDPIIMLLGPIPAIQKVCAKAKLKISDIDLFEINEAFAPVPLAVMQDLKLDPEKVNVNGGAIALGHPLGATGAMLLGTVLDELERRNLRYGLVTLCIGHGMGVATIIDRQV; via the coding sequence CCCTGATCGTCGATGCCGTCCGCACCCCCCGCGGCAAGCGCGAAGGCAGTCTGAAGTTCGTCCACCCCATCGACTTGGCGGCGGTCCCGCTTGAGGCCCTGGTCGAGCGCAACAAGTTCTCGCCGCTGCTCGTCGAAGACGTCCTCTACGGCTGCGTCTCCCAGCGCGACGCCCAAGACAACGTCATCGCCCGCGAGGCGGTGCTCGCCGCGGGCTGGCCCGTCGACATCCCCGGCGCAACGCTCAACCGCTTCTGCGGCTCGGGCCTCTCGGCCTGCAACCTCATGGCCCACACGATCATGGCCGGGATGTCCGACGTCCTGATCGGCGGCGGCGTCGAGCACATGACCCGCGTCCCCATGGCGATCAACTTCGAGATGGCCGGATCCAAGCTGACCGAGCGATTCGATTTGGTGCCGCAAGGCGTCTCCGCCGAGCTGATCGCGGAGAAATACGGCTTCACCCGCCGGCAGCTCGATGAATACGCCGAGCGCTCCCAGGCCCGCGCCGCGCAGGCCTGGGAAGAGAAGCGTTTCGCGAAGTCGATCGTCCCGGTGACGGCGAAGGATGCCGAGGGCAAGACTTTCCGTTTCGAAAAAGACGAGCACCTGCGTCCCGGCACGACCGCCGACAAGCTCGCGACGTTGAAGACGGTGTTCAAGGAGGACGGCGTGATCCACGCGGGCAATTCCAGCGGCATCGTCGACGGCGCCGCGGCGGTCTTGTTCGCCAGCGAGAAGGCCTGCAAGGAGCACGGCTTCAAGCCGCGCGCGCGTGTCGTCGCGACCGTCGAGGTCGGCAGCGATCCCATTATCATGCTGCTGGGCCCGATCCCGGCGATCCAAAAGGTCTGCGCCAAGGCGAAGCTGAAGATCTCCGACATCGACCTCTTCGAGATCAACGAGGCCTTCGCCCCGGTGCCGCTGGCGGTCATGCAGGACCTCAAGCTCGACCCCGAAAAGGTCAACGTCAACGGCGGGGCCATCGCCCTGGGCCACCCCTTGGGCGCCACCGGCGCGATGCTGCTGGGCACCGTCCTGGACGAGCTCGAGCGCCGCAACCTGCGCTACGGCCTGGTCACGCTCTGTATCGGGCACGGCATGGGCGTGGCGACGATCATCGACCGGCAGGTCTGA